The Mustela nigripes isolate SB6536 chromosome 4, MUSNIG.SB6536, whole genome shotgun sequence genome includes a window with the following:
- the FRAT1 gene encoding proto-oncogene FRAT1, with amino-acid sequence MPCRREEEEEAEGEAEEEEEDSFLLLEQSVTLGGSGEVDLLVAQIGETLQLDAAQDSPASPCAPPGPPLQPPRPPASVRADKARPPALPLLLPPAPAESVGPAPPGALRCALGDRGRVRGRAAPYFVAELAAGPSALSALAPQPGLDGPSGADKPGAPQPLSGPCRRGWLRGAAASRRLQQRRGPQPESRTSDDDPHRLLQQLVLSGNLIKEAVRRLHSRRMQLHAKLPQRPLTGPLSAPVHEPPSPRSPRAACSDPGASGRRAQLRTGDGVLVPGS; translated from the coding sequence ATGCCGTGccggagggaggaggaagaggaagcggagggggaggcggaggaggaggaggaggacagcttCCTCCTGCTGGAGCAGTCGGTGACGCTGGGCGGCTCGGGCGAGGTGGACCTGCTGGTGGCCCAGATCGGCGAGACGCTGCAGCTGGACGCGGCGCAGGACAGCCCGGCCTCCCCGTGCGCGCCCCCGGGGCCGCCGCTGCAGCCCCCGCGGCCTCCGGCGTCGGTGCGGGCGGACAAGGCCCGGCCGCCGGCGCTGCCGCTGCTTCTGCCGCCGGCGCCGGCCGAGTCGGTGGGCCCGGCGCCCCCGGGAGCCCTGCGCTGCGCCCTCGGGGACCGCGGCCGCGTGCGGGGCCGGGCTGCGCCCTACTTCGTGGCCGAGCTCGCCGCAGGCCCCAGCGCGCTGTCCGCACTGGCCCCTCAGCCCGGCCTTGACGGGCCTTCGGGAGCGGACAAGCCGGGCGCCCCGCAGCCGCTGTCCGGCCCGTGCCGCCGAGGTTGGCTGCGGGGCGCCGCCGCCTCTCGCCGCCTGCAGCAACGACGCGGGCCCCAGCCCGAATCCCGCACCAGCGACGACGACCCGCACCGGCTCCTGCAGCAGCTGGTGCTCTCGGGGAACCTCATCAAGGAGGCGGTGCGGAGGCTTCATTCGAGACGGATGCAGTTACACGCAAAGCTTCCCCAGCGCCCGCTCACCGGGCCTCTCTCGGCCCCAGTGCATGAGCCCCCTTCGCCCCGCAGCCCTCGCGCGGCTTGCAGCGACCCCGGAGCGAGCGGGAGGAGGGCGCAGCTCAGAACTGGCGACGGCGTTCTTGTCCCTGGCAGCTAA